A window of Ictalurus furcatus strain D&B chromosome 18, Billie_1.0, whole genome shotgun sequence contains these coding sequences:
- the vps29 gene encoding vacuolar protein sorting-associated protein 29 has protein sequence MLVLVLGDLHIPHRCNTLPAKFKKLLVPGKIQHILCTGNLCTKESYDYLKTLAGDVHIVRGDFDENLNYPEQKVVTVGQFKIGLIHGHQVIPWGDMASLALLQRQLDVDILISGHTHKFEAFENENKFYINPGSATGAYNALESNIIPSFVLMDIQASTVVTYVYQLIGDDVKVERIEYKKS, from the exons ATG TTGGTCCTTGTATTAGGTGACCTGCACATTCCTCACCGATGCAACACTCTACCAGCAAAGTTTAAGAAGCTGCTGGTGCCTGGTAAGATTCAGCACATCCTTTGCACAGGCAACCTCTGTACGAAGGAGAGCTACGACTACCTGAAGACGCTGGCTGGAGATGTGCACATCGTCAGAGGAGACTTTGATGAG AATTTGAATTACCCTGAGCAGAAGGTGGTGACTGTGGGCCAGTTTAAGATCGGTCTGATCCACGGGCACCAGGTGATCCCATGGGGCGACATGGCAAGCCTTGCTCTTCTCCAGAGGCAGCTGGATGTGGATATCCTCATTTCAGGCCACACGCACAAGTTTGAGGCCTTCGAAAACGAGAACAAATTTTACATCAACCCCGGTTCAGCCACAGGGGCTTACAATGCACTGGAGAG CAACATCATACCATCCTTTGTTCTGATGGACATCCAAGCGTCTACGGTCGTCACATACGTTTACCAGCTCATTGGCGACGACGTTAAAGTCGAGAGAATCGAATACAAGAAGTCATAA
- the ube2g1b gene encoding ubiquitin-conjugating enzyme E2G 1b, whose amino-acid sequence MTEQSSLLLRKQLAELNKNPVDGFSAGLIDDDDIYQWEVVIIGPADTLFEGGFFKANLTFPHDYPLRPPKMKFITELWHPNVAKNGDVCISILHEPGEDKFGYEKPEERWLPIHTVETIMISVISMLADPNGDSPANVDAAKEWREDPSGEFKRKVARCVRKSQEMAFD is encoded by the exons ATGACCGAGCAGTCGTCGCTTCTTCTTAGAAAACAGTTAgcag AACTCAATAAGAACCCTGTTGATGGCTTTTCGGCTGGTCTGATCGATGACGACGATATCTATCAGTGGGAGGTTGTGATCATCGGCCCAGCAGATACGTTGTT CGAGGGTGGATTTTTTAAAGCGAACCTCACCTTTCCTCATGACTACCCACTCCGTCCTCCAAAGATGAAGTTTATTACAGAACTCTGGCACCCTAATG TGGCAAAGAACGGCGACGTCTGCATCTCGATCTTACACGAGCCAGGAGAGGACAAGTTTGGCTACGAGAAGCCCGAAGAGCGCTGGCTGCCGATCCACACCGTCGAAACCATCATGATCAGCGTCATCTCCATGCTGGCTGACCCGAACGGCGACTCGCCAGCCAACGTGGACGCTGCC AAAGAATGGCGAGAGGATCCCAGTGGAGAGTTCAAAAGGAAAGTTGCCCGCTGTGTGAGAAAAAGCCAGGAGATGGCATTCGACTAG
- the gpn3 gene encoding GPN-loop GTPase 3, with translation MPRYAQLVMGPAGSGKSTYCSTMIQHAEAINRSIQVVNLDPAAEHFNYPVMADIRELIQVDDVMEDDSLRFGPNGGLVFCMEYFASNFDWLEESLGHVEDDYILFDCPGQIELYTHLPVMKHLVEQLQQWEFRVCGVFLVDSQFMVESFKFISGVMAALSAMVALEIPQVNIMTKMDLLSPKAKKEIEKYLDPDMYSMMEDSSATMRSKKFMKLTKAICGLIDDYSMVRFLPFDRTDEEGINIVLQHIDFSIQYGEDLEFKEPKEDDEEPGNQNYDEYFQDRVDS, from the exons atGCCTCGCTATGCGCAGCTTGTAATGGGACCTGCTGGAAGCGGCAAG AGTACATACTGCTCCACCATGATCCAGCACGCCGAAGCCATAAACCGCTCCATACAGGTCGTAAACCTCGATCCAGCCGCAGAGCACTTTAATTATCCAGTCATGGCAG ATATCCGAGAGTTGATCCAGGTggatgatgtgatggaggatgacTCACTGAGGTTCGGGCCAAACGGAGGCTTGGTTTTCTGCATGGAGTACTTCGCTAGTAACTTCGACTGGCTAGAAGAAAGTCTTGGCCATGTCGAGGATGACTACATACTTTTTGACTGCCCAG GTCAGATTGAGCTATACACTCATCTTCCGGTCATGAAGCACTTAGTCGAGCAGCTCCAGCAGTGGGAGTTTCGTGTGTGCGGCGTCTTTTTAGTCGATTCTCAATTCATGGTGGAGAGCTTCAAG ttcaTTTCTGGTGTAATGGCAGCCTTGAGTGCCATGGTGGCACTAGAAATCCCCCAGGTCAACATCATGACCAAAATGGACCTGCTGAGTCCTAAGGCTAAGAAAGAGATTGAGAA GTACCTAGATCCCGATATGTATTCGATGATGGAGGACAGCTCTGCCACGATGAGGAGCAAAAAATTCATGAAACTCACCAAAGCTATCTGTGGTTTG ATCGATGACTACAGCATGGTGCGTTTCCTGCCTTTCGACCGCACCGATGAAGAAGGCATCAACATTGTTCTCCAGCACATTGACTTCTCCATACAGTACGGCGAGGACCTGGAGTTCAAGGAGCCGAAG gaggatgatgaggagcCGGGCAACCAGAATTATGATGAGTATTTCCAAGACAGAGTGGATTCTTAA
- the arpc3 gene encoding actin-related protein 2/3 complex subunit 3: MPAYHSSLLDSDAKLVGNMALLPLRTQFKGPAPKETKDTDIIDEAIYYFKANVFFKNYEIKNEADRTLIYVTLYISECLKKLQKCSSKNQGEKEMYTLGITNFPIPGEPGFPLNAMYLKPTSKQEEENMRAYLQQIRQETGVRLCDKVFDPQTDKPSKWWMCFVKRQFMNKSLSAPGQ; the protein is encoded by the exons ATGCCG gctTATCATTCCAGTCTGTTGGACTCCGATGCCAAATTGGTGGGAAATATGGCACTGTTGCCCCTCAGGACACAGTTTAAAGGCCCTGCTCCAAAAGAAa CTAAAGACACAGACATCATCGATGAGGCCATTTACTACTTTAAAGCCAACGTGTTCTTCAAGAATTATGAAATTAAG AACGAGGCAGACCGGACGTTGATCTACGTCACTCTGTACATCTCTGAATGCCTCAAGAAGCTGCAGAAG TGTAGCTCAAAAAACcaaggagagaaggagatgtACACGCTGGGAATCACCAACTTCCCCATCCCAGGAGAGCCGGGATTCCCTCTCAACGCCATGTACCTTAAGCCTACCAGCAAACAGGAAGAAG AAAATATGAGGGCTTACCTGCAGCAGATTCGTCAGGAAACAGGCGTGAGACTGTGTGACAAAGTGTTCGACCCACAGACAGACAAGCCAAGCAAG tgGTGGATGTGCTTTGTAAAGAGACAGTTTATGAACAAGAGTCTGTCTGCTCCTGGTCAGTAA